The DNA region TCATGTCCACGGCCCCGCGGCCCCACAGCAGGCCGTCGCGCTCCTCACCCCCGAACGGGTCGACGCTCCAGTCGGCCGCGGCGGCGGGGACCACGTCGGTGTGTCCGTGCAGGACGAGCGCACCACGCGTGGGGTCGGTGCCGGGCAGCCGCACGACGACGTTCGCACGCCCCGGCGCCGACTCGAAGAGCTCCGGGGCGAGGCCGACCTCGGTCAGCGAGGCCATCACGTACTCGGCTGCCGCGCGCTCACCGGGACCGGAGCCGTCGCCGTAGTTCGAGCTGTCGATCCGCAGGAGGTCCTGGCAGATCGGGCCGACCTCGTCCTGCGCGCTGGGGAGCGCGCCGCCGAGGCGGGGCGAGGGGGTCGACGAACCGGGCTCACCGGTGGTGGCGGACATGCGTGTCACCGTACCTGTCGCGTCGGGCCGGACGGTGGGTACCCGCGTCGGCCCCGACCGCTCATCCGGCGAGCCCCCTGCGGGCCAGCAGCGGGCCGATCTCCGGGTCGCGGCCCCGCAGGTCCCGGAACGCGTCCATGACGTCCATCGAGCCCCCACGGGCGAGCAGCCTGCTCCGGAACGTCTCGCCGTTCTCCCTGGTCAGGCCGCCGTTCTCGGCGAACCAGCCCACGGTGTCCGCGTCGAGCACCTCCGACCAGATGTAGGAGTAGTACGCCGCCGAGTAGCCGCCGCCGAAGGCATGGTTGAAGTAGGTGGTCCGGTAGCGCGGCGGGACAGCGTCCAGCCGCACCCCGGCCGCCTCCAGCGCTGCGGCCTCGAACGCCTCGACCTGGTCGACGTCGTCGGGCACCTGTCCCGGTGCGAGCCGGTGCCAGGCCTGGTCGAGCAGGGCAGCGGCGAGGTACTCGGTCGTCGCGAAGCCCTCGTTGTACTGGCGCGAGGCGATCATGGTCTCGACCCAGGCGGCCGGCATCGGCTCACCGGTGAGGTGGTGCACCGCGTACCGCTGGAGGATCGCCGGGGCCCAGGCCCACATCTCGTTGACCTGCGACGGGTACTCGACGAAGTCCCGTGGCACCTCGGTACCGGACTGCGACGGCAGCCGCACGTCGGAGAGCAGCCCGTGCAGCGCGTGGCCGAACTCGTGGAACAGGGTCACGACCTCGTCCCAGCTGAGCAGGGTCGGCTCGCCGGCCGGGGGCTTGGGGATGTTCAGGTTGTTCGTGACGACGGGCCGCTCGCCCAGCAGGTGGCTCTGGTCCACGAGGTTGTTCATCCACGCACCACCGCGCTTGGACTCGCGCGTGTACCAGTCGGCCAGGAACAGCCCGAGCTCGCTGCCGTCGGCGTCGCGGACCTCGAAGACCCGTACCTCCGGGTGGTAGCCGATCAGGTCGGGGCGCTCGGTGAACGTGATCCCGTACAGCTGGTTCGCCGCGGCGAACACGCCCTCGTGCACGACGCGCTCGAGCTCGAGGTAGGGACGCAGCACGGCGTCGTCGAGGGCGTAGCGCTCCTGGCGGACCCGCTCCGCGTAGAACGGCCAGTCCCAGGCCTCGAGCCGGGCACCCGGCACGTCGGCCTGCAGGGCGCGTTCGAGGTCCGCCGCCTCCCGACGAGCGTTGGCCGCAGCGGCTGGGGCGAGACGCGCGAGCATGCCGGCGACCGCTGCCGTGGTCTTCGCGGTGGCGTCCTCGGCGACGTAGGCGGCGTGGTGCTCGTAGCCCAGGAGCTCGGCCCGGCGGGCGCGGAGCCGGGCGAGGTCCAGGACGAGCCGGCGGGTGTCGTGCGGCCCACCCCGACCGCCCCGCGCCACGGAGGCCTCATGGACGCGCCGTCGGACGTCCCGGCGGGTCAGCGACGCGAGGACCGGCTGCTGGCTGGACAGGGTGAGCTCGATCAGGTGACCGGCGTCGTGGCCACGGTCGGCCGCGGCCTGCCGGGCCGCCGCGATCGCGTCGGCCGGCAGGCCGTCCAGCTCGGCGACGTCCTCGATCAGCAGCGCCGAGGCGTTGGTGTCGGCGAGCAGCTCGCGACCGAACGTGGTCTCGAGGGTCGTGATGCGGGCGTTGATCTCGCGCAGCTCCGCCTGGACCTCGTCGGGGGCGACCACGCCGGCCCGCAGGACGTCACGGCGCAGCGTGTGCAGCAGCCAGGCCGCGTCGGGCGCCGGCGTGACCTCGCCCGCCCCGACGCGGGCCTGCAGGGCCTCGAGACGGTCGAACAGCCGGCGGTCGAGGTAGATCGCGTCGTGGTGCTCGGACAGGCGCGGCGCGAGCTGTTCCTCGAGCTCGTCGAGGGCCGGGGTGCTGTCGGCACTCGTGCGGTTGAAGAAGACCGCCGCGACACGGTGCAGCGTGCGGCCGGCCCGCTCGATCGCGAGCAGGGTGTCGTCCTCGTCCGGCGGCCGGCTGCTCGCCAGGATCAGCTCGATCTCCGCCCGCTCGATCGCCATCCCCGCCTCGAACGCCGGCAGGTAGTGCTCGTCACGGATCGCGGCGAAGTCGGGCAGCCCGTAGGGCAGCGCCGAGGCGACCGCGAACGGGTTGCCGGGGTCGAGCCGCTCGGTGGCGGACGTGGCACGGGCTTCGCTCGTCATCGGGCCATCCTCTCAGGGGCGTCGTGGGGCCACTCCTCGGTGGGCTGCCGGGAGTCGCCGCGCAGGATCGAGCCCACCCACGCGTCGCGGCGGGTGCCGCGCTGCACCCCGTCCAGACGCCGGGTGCCCTCGAACCGGAAGCCGGTCCGCCAGACGACCCGACGCGACGGCCAGTTGCCGACGAAGGCCATCCAGGAGACCCGCACGAGGTCCGGTCCCGCCGGGTCGAAGGCGTGGTCGAGCACGCGCCGCACCGCCCGCACGGCCACGCCCCGGCCGCGGGCCCACGGCGCCACCCAGTAGCCGAGCTCTGCCGATCCGCAGGTCAGGGAGTCCAGCCCGATCATGCCGAGCAGCCCCGCCTCGCTGCGCGACCCGTCCGGGTCGCGCACGGCCCAGGTCAGCCCGCTGCCCGAGGCCCAGCCGGGCCCGACGACGTGCAGCAGGAAGCCGTCCGCGTCGGCGGCGGTGTAGGGGCTCGGCACCGTCGTCCACGCCTGGATGTCCGGGTCCTGGCAGGCGCGCGTGATGGCCCCGACGTCGGCCACGGTCGGCACGCTCAGCAGCAGTCCGTCGGTGCGCAGCTCGGTGGGCTCCATCCGCGCCACCCTAGGCGGTGACGGTGCGCGCGCGCCCGCTCCCTTTTGCCCGGTACATCGCCTCGTCCGCCCGCGCGAGGATCGTCCCGGGGCGGTCGCCGTCGTGATGCTCGGTGACACCGGCGCTGAAGGTCAGCGAGACAGCCGGCTCGGCGAACTGCGTCTCACGGCACACGACGTGGAGCCGATCGAGCGCGGCGGCGGCCTCGGTGGCCGTCGTCTCCGGCATCAGGACGACGAACTCCTCACCGCCGCTGCGGCCCACCTGGTCGGGGGCCCGGACGAATCGCGCGAGCAGCTGGGCGAACCCGGCCAGGGTGGCATCGCCGACCGGGTGCCCGTGCGCGTCGTTGACGGCCTTGAAGTGATCGAGGTCGATGACCGCGACCGAGAGCGGTCGCCCGTACCGCGCAGCCGTGCGGGTCGCGCGGTCCATCGCCTCCATGATCCCTCGGTGGTTCAGCACCCCGGTCAGCGAGTCGTGGAAGGCCATCTCGGCGAGCGCCTCGTTCGCCCTGGCGAGGTCGGACTCCAGGGTCTTCCGATCGGTGATGTCCACCGCGAAGGTGACGTTCCGGATCCGACCGTCGGAACCGAGCACACGGCACGCGTCGGCGAGGATCGTCCGGGCGACCCCGTCCTTGCCGACGACCGTCCACTCGCCGCGGATCTCGGAGCCGCGACCGGTGAACTGGTCGTGCAGGGCGGCCGGCTGTTCCCGTCCCTCGGGCGGGACCACGAGGGTGAACGACCGACCGAGCAGCTCCTCCGCGGGAAAGCCGTAGAGGCGCTCGTAGGCGGGGTTGACGAGCTCGACGATACCGTCCTGGGTCGTCATGCAGATGCCCACAGGTGTGGCGTCGACGATCGCCTGAGCCTGGCCCACCGAGGAGAGGCTCAGCCCGCCCGGGGTGTGGCTCGACGAGACGTCGACGAAGCTCGTCACGAGCCGCACGACGCCGCCGTCGTCGTCGTGCACCGGCAGGACCCCGACGCGCAACCACACGAGCTCGTCCCCGACGCGGTGGCCCACGACCTGGCCGGTGACCTCCTGGCCGTCGCGGAGGGCCAGCACGTCCGGTCGCTCGTCGTCGGGCAGCACCTGTCCTTCGGGGTCCAGCAGCTCCCACGCGGCAGGTGAGAGGTCCTGACCGACCAGCGGGCCGCGCGCCAGGAGGCGCTGGGCCGTCGGGTTCGCATACTCGACGCGGCCGTCCGGCGCCTGGTCGACGACACCGACACCGATGCCGTCCAGGACGCGGCCGTACGCACTGACGCCCGCGGCGGCCGGCCCCCACGGGGGGCTCATCGCAGGACCGACGCCGACGGGGTCGCGGCCATGCCGTGGGCGTCGGCGACGCCCTGGTGCAGCAGAGCACCGTCGTGGGTCGCCAGGCCCGCCGCCAGGGCGCGATCAGCGGCTGCGGCACCGCGCCAGCCCCGGCTCGCCACGGCGAGCAGGTACGGCAGGGTCACGGCCGTCAGGGCGTGCGTCGCGGTGACCGGCACCGCGCCGGGCATGTTCGCCACGCAGTAGAACACCGAACCGTGCACCAGGTACGTCGGCTCGGCATGCGTCGTCGCCCGGGTGCCCTCGAAGCAGCCGCCCTGGTCCACCGCGATGTCGACGAGGACCGAGCCCTGGCGCATCCGTCGCACCATGTCGTCGGTGACGACCTTGGGCGCGCGATTGCCGGGCACGAGCACGGCACCGATCACGAGGTCGGCACCCAGGACCGCCTGCTCGACCGCGTAGGCGCTCGAGGCGATCGTGCGGACCCGGCCGCCGTAGGCCGCGTCGAGCTCGCGCAGCCGGGACAGGCTGACGTCGAGGATCGTGACCTCGGCGCGCAACCCCACGGCGATGTCGGCCGCGTGCCGACCGGCCACGCCGCCGCCGATGACGACGACCGAGGCCGGCTCGACCCCCGGCACACCTCCGGGCAGCAGGCCGCGGCCGCCCTGACTGCGCATCAGGTGGTACGCGCCGACCTGCGTGGCCAGACGTCCGGCGACCTCGCTCATCGGTGCGAGCAGCGGCAGCGAGCCGTCCGCCAGCTGCACCATCTCGTAGGCGATCGCCGTCGTCCCGGCTGCGAGCAGCGCGTCGGTGCACGGCCTGCTGGCTGCCAGGTGCAGGTAGGTGAACAGGACCTGGTCCCGGCGCAGCAGCGGGTACTCCTGCGGCATCGGCTCCTTGACCTTGCAGACCAGGTCGGCGGACCACGCGTGTGCGACGTCGACCGTGTGCGCGCCGGCGGCGACGTAGGCGTCGTCGGCGATCCCCGAGCCCTCGCCTGCCCCGGCCTGGACCAGCACCTCGTGACCCGCTGCGACCAGCGCATGGACACCGGCCGGCGTCAGCGCGACCCGGTACTCGTGGTTCTTGACCTCGGTGGGTACACCGACCTTCATCTCCGCCTCCGCATCGCCGACCGCATCGCCGACCCAGTGAGAATCGCACGTCGGAGCGTGGCGCGACAGACCCTTTCGATTGCCAGATGCACGAGGATCTGCGGATTCCTAGGGATCTAGGCCGCAAATGTGCGGACATCGTAGTAGTCGGATCCTCCGGCAGGGCGCTGCCGCTCAGCCGATCCGGACGCGCTCGGCGAGGCGCGGCACGACTGTCGCGAGGTCGAGCTCACGGCGGATCCGCTCCGCCAGAGCACGCGATGCGCGCTCCTCGCCGTGCGTGACGTAGACGGTCTCGGGTGGCTCGGGCATCTCGGCCAGCCAGGCCAGGAGACCGTCGGCGTCGGCGTGCACGGAGAACTCCTCGTCCGAGACGATCTCGGCGCGCACCGGGACGTACCGACCGTGGATCTTGAGCTCGGTCGCGCTGTCGAGCAGGGCACGACCGCGCGTCCCCACCGCCTGGTATCCGGTCAGCACGACGGTGTTGTCCCGGTCCGGGAGCATGTGCCGCAGGTGATGGACGACCCGCCCACCCGAGGCCATCCCCGACGCCGAGATGATGATGCACGGCCTGCGGGGGCTGTTGAGCTCCATCGACTCCTCCGGTGTCCGCGCCGCACGCAGGGTCGGGATGTCGACGAGGTCCGGCGAGACGTCCGGTCGCAGCTCCTCGCGCAGGCCCGGGCGTCGGTAGACCTCGAGGGCGGCGAGCGCCATCGGGCTGTCGACGTACACCGGTACCAGCGGGACCTGCCCGTCCCGGATGAGGTGCGACAGCGTGTTGAGCACGAGCTCGGTACGGTCCACCGCGAACGCAGGGATCAGCACCGAGCCACCACGGCGGATGGTGCGACGGATGGCGTCGGCGAGCGCCGCATGGGGCGGGCCCTGCGGAACCGGGTGTGCCCGGTCGCCGTAGGTCGACTCGATCACCACGGTGCGCGCCACGGGTGGCGACGAGCGGGGACGCAGGATCGGATGGGTCACGCGGCCGAGGTCGCCGGAGAAGAGCACCCGATCGCCGCCGGCGTCGACCAGGACGCTGGCGGAGCCGAGCACGTGGCCCGCACGCCGCATGGTGACCCGCACCGCGCCGCCGAGGTCGGTCGCCTGGTCGAACGCAGCCGTGCGGAACTGCGCGATAGCACGCTCGGCATCGGCAGCCGTGTAGAGCGGCAGCGGCGGGTCGTGCCGCGACCAGCCCCCGGCACGGGCGAGCTCCGCGTCCCGCTCGTTGAGGTGGGCGCTGTCCCGCAGGACGATCTCGGTGAGCCCCCTGGTGCCCTCGGTCATCCACACCGGCCCGGCGAAGCCGTCCCGGACGAGTGCCGGCAGGTAGCCGCAGTGGTCGAGGTGGCAGTGCGTCAGCACCACGTCGTCGATCCCCGCCGGCGGGACGGGGAACGGCTCCCAGTTGAGCCGGCGCCACTCGCGCTCACCCTGGTACAGCCCGCAGTCGACCAGGACCCGGCGTCCGCCGTGCTCCACGAGGTACTTGCTCCCGGTGACCGTACCGGTGGCACCGAGGAAGGTGAGCGTGGTCGGACCGTCGTGGCTCATGTGATCAGCGTCCCGCTCCCGGTCGCGCGTGACCAGGGGTGCGGGTTCGGACCTCAGGTCAGCGGGCGAGGCCGGCGGTCGCCGTGAGCGGGCCTGCGACGGCCTTCGCCGCGGCGCGCAGCTCACGGGTCACGGTGAGCAGGATCCTGTTGAAGCTCTCCGGAGCGTGGCTGTTCACGTCGTGCCCGGCACCCGGGACGACGGTGAGCTGGACGCCCGGTCCGGTGGCGAGGCATCGGCGTTCGTCGAACCGCAGGATGTCCCGCTCGCCGTTGACCAGCCACACCGGGATCAGCACGCGGCGCAGGTCGGCCAGCACCGAGTAGCCCTTCATCGCCGCGAGCATGTCCGTCACGACGTGCCACGTGCTGCCCGTGGGGCCGAACATCTGCGACGCCCGCATGGTCAGCGCTCGGTAGGCGCCCAGCGGCTTGCCGCGCAGCTCGGTCGAGCAGCCGGACAGGACGACGCCGGCAAGCTTGTGCTGGTTCCGTGCGGCGTAGGCCAGCGACGAGTAGCCGCCGAGGGACAGGCCGACCAGCAGCGGCGGTGTCGCGAAGCGCTCGACGGCTTCGTCGATGGCCTCGAGGGCGCCGGCGAGGGTGAACCGCTCCCCCAGTCGGGTGCCGTGGCCGGGCAGGTCCAGCGCGAGCGTCTGGTGACCCGATCGGGTCATGACCGCGACCTGGTGGTCCCAGATCGCGGAGGAGGTCCTGGTTCCGTGCACGAAGATGACGGGAATGATGGGCGAAGCCTTCCGGGCGATCGCACGCGTGCGCGGATTCGTGGCTGAGAGGTTGATCAGCTCGCTTGCGCGACACCGCGCACTACGAGGCGCAGATCCGTATCATACGCGCCGCCTCCTGGGAACACCCTGTGACGTCAACCACGTGCCGTCGGTCGGCGTCAACGTCCGACGCGCCGGCGGAGCACCCGGGCCTCCCACGGGCCCAGCGGTCGGAGGGCTCCGGCAGCGTCCGGCGCCGCCCGAGGTCCGGCCGCCGGCGGCGGTCCGTAGTTCGCCAGCGCGACCTCGGCGTCGTCCCACCGGGTCCGGTCCGGGAGGTCGGGCACCACGACGGCGTCCCCGGAGAGGTTCGCGATCGCCAGCACCTCGGTGTCCTCGAGCGTGCGCAGCACCACGTAGAGACGGGTGTCCTGCGGCAGGAGCATCGTGAAGGCACCGATGGCCACGGCCGGCTCGGTGTGCCGCAGCGCGATGAGCCGGCGGTAGTACTCGAAGACCGATCCCGGCACGCCCACCTGCGCCGCGGCGTTGATCCGGGTGTGGTTCGGGTTGACCGCGAGCCACGGAGTCCCGGCGGTGAACCCGGCGTTGGGCGTGCCGTCCCACTGGACCGGCGTGCGGGCGTTGTCACGACCCAGCAGGCGCAGGCCGGCGAGGACCTCCTGCGGATCGACCCCCTGCTCGACAGTCGCCTCCCGGAAGAGCCCGATCGCCTCGACGTCCCGGAAGTCCCCGATCCCGCCGAACGGGAAGTTCGTCATCCCGAGCTCCTCGCCCTGGTAGACGTACG from Cellulomonas sp. KRMCY2 includes:
- the ald gene encoding alanine dehydrogenase, which encodes MKVGVPTEVKNHEYRVALTPAGVHALVAAGHEVLVQAGAGEGSGIADDAYVAAGAHTVDVAHAWSADLVCKVKEPMPQEYPLLRRDQVLFTYLHLAASRPCTDALLAAGTTAIAYEMVQLADGSLPLLAPMSEVAGRLATQVGAYHLMRSQGGRGLLPGGVPGVEPASVVVIGGGVAGRHAADIAVGLRAEVTILDVSLSRLRELDAAYGGRVRTIASSAYAVEQAVLGADLVIGAVLVPGNRAPKVVTDDMVRRMRQGSVLVDIAVDQGGCFEGTRATTHAEPTYLVHGSVFYCVANMPGAVPVTATHALTAVTLPYLLAVASRGWRGAAAADRALAAGLATHDGALLHQGVADAHGMAATPSASVLR
- a CDS encoding MBL fold metallo-hydrolase, coding for MSHDGPTTLTFLGATGTVTGSKYLVEHGGRRVLVDCGLYQGEREWRRLNWEPFPVPPAGIDDVVLTHCHLDHCGYLPALVRDGFAGPVWMTEGTRGLTEIVLRDSAHLNERDAELARAGGWSRHDPPLPLYTAADAERAIAQFRTAAFDQATDLGGAVRVTMRRAGHVLGSASVLVDAGGDRVLFSGDLGRVTHPILRPRSSPPVARTVVIESTYGDRAHPVPQGPPHAALADAIRRTIRRGGSVLIPAFAVDRTELVLNTLSHLIRDGQVPLVPVYVDSPMALAALEVYRRPGLREELRPDVSPDLVDIPTLRAARTPEESMELNSPRRPCIIISASGMASGGRVVHHLRHMLPDRDNTVVLTGYQAVGTRGRALLDSATELKIHGRYVPVRAEIVSDEEFSVHADADGLLAWLAEMPEPPETVYVTHGEERASRALAERIRRELDLATVVPRLAERVRIG
- a CDS encoding diguanylate cyclase; this translates as MSPPWGPAAAGVSAYGRVLDGIGVGVVDQAPDGRVEYANPTAQRLLARGPLVGQDLSPAAWELLDPEGQVLPDDERPDVLALRDGQEVTGQVVGHRVGDELVWLRVGVLPVHDDDGGVVRLVTSFVDVSSSHTPGGLSLSSVGQAQAIVDATPVGICMTTQDGIVELVNPAYERLYGFPAEELLGRSFTLVVPPEGREQPAALHDQFTGRGSEIRGEWTVVGKDGVARTILADACRVLGSDGRIRNVTFAVDITDRKTLESDLARANEALAEMAFHDSLTGVLNHRGIMEAMDRATRTAARYGRPLSVAVIDLDHFKAVNDAHGHPVGDATLAGFAQLLARFVRAPDQVGRSGGEEFVVLMPETTATEAAAALDRLHVVCRETQFAEPAVSLTFSAGVTEHHDGDRPGTILARADEAMYRAKGSGRARTVTA
- a CDS encoding alpha/beta fold hydrolase codes for the protein MHGTRTSSAIWDHQVAVMTRSGHQTLALDLPGHGTRLGERFTLAGALEAIDEAVERFATPPLLVGLSLGGYSSLAYAARNQHKLAGVVLSGCSTELRGKPLGAYRALTMRASQMFGPTGSTWHVVTDMLAAMKGYSVLADLRRVLIPVWLVNGERDILRFDERRCLATGPGVQLTVVPGAGHDVNSHAPESFNRILLTVTRELRAAAKAVAGPLTATAGLAR
- a CDS encoding M3 family metallopeptidase, which gives rise to MTSEARATSATERLDPGNPFAVASALPYGLPDFAAIRDEHYLPAFEAGMAIERAEIELILASSRPPDEDDTLLAIERAGRTLHRVAAVFFNRTSADSTPALDELEEQLAPRLSEHHDAIYLDRRLFDRLEALQARVGAGEVTPAPDAAWLLHTLRRDVLRAGVVAPDEVQAELREINARITTLETTFGRELLADTNASALLIEDVAELDGLPADAIAAARQAAADRGHDAGHLIELTLSSQQPVLASLTRRDVRRRVHEASVARGGRGGPHDTRRLVLDLARLRARRAELLGYEHHAAYVAEDATAKTTAAVAGMLARLAPAAAANARREAADLERALQADVPGARLEAWDWPFYAERVRQERYALDDAVLRPYLELERVVHEGVFAAANQLYGITFTERPDLIGYHPEVRVFEVRDADGSELGLFLADWYTRESKRGGAWMNNLVDQSHLLGERPVVTNNLNIPKPPAGEPTLLSWDEVVTLFHEFGHALHGLLSDVRLPSQSGTEVPRDFVEYPSQVNEMWAWAPAILQRYAVHHLTGEPMPAAWVETMIASRQYNEGFATTEYLAAALLDQAWHRLAPGQVPDDVDQVEAFEAAALEAAGVRLDAVPPRYRTTYFNHAFGGGYSAAYYSYIWSEVLDADTVGWFAENGGLTRENGETFRSRLLARGGSMDVMDAFRDLRGRDPEIGPLLARRGLAG
- a CDS encoding GNAT family N-acetyltransferase; amino-acid sequence: MEPTELRTDGLLLSVPTVADVGAITRACQDPDIQAWTTVPSPYTAADADGFLLHVVGPGWASGSGLTWAVRDPDGSRSEAGLLGMIGLDSLTCGSAELGYWVAPWARGRGVAVRAVRRVLDHAFDPAGPDLVRVSWMAFVGNWPSRRVVWRTGFRFEGTRRLDGVQRGTRRDAWVGSILRGDSRQPTEEWPHDAPERMAR